Genomic DNA from bacterium:
TTTTCACAAAGATGCTATCCGATCCATTATGAATGGAAACGGCTGCTCCACCTCAGTCTGGTCACAGCGGTTCTTTTTACTCTGGCCAGAACGCCGGTGGTGAAGGCGCGCGTTTGGCTTGGCGCGCTGCTGCTGCTCGGTTTTCCCCTGTTGTTGGCGGTGACCGGCTTTTTCTATCCGGACGAGCGGGGACCCTTCAAGCGGTTTTTACATAAAGGCGACCTGTGAATCAATCCCCAAAAACGTTCCTCGAGTTTTACGAGACGGTGGGCGCGAACTATCCGGAAGAGCAGGTGGTCTATCACACGCTGTACGGCCGCCTGCGCAAAGCCTTCATCCTTTCGTATCTGCAACGGATGCAGGGCTCGCTGCTCGATATCGGCTGCAACAGCGGCCACTATCTTGCGGCGTATCAGAACGGCGATCGGTGGGGTATGGACCTCAGCCGGGCGGTTCTGCGGCGAACGCCGGACATCCTGCATCAGCGTTTAGTGGTGGCGGACGCGGAACGGCTGTACGCCTTTCGGCCCGCCTCTTTTGATCATGCGCTGTGCAGCGAGGTGCTGGAGCACTGTCTGAACCCCTCTGCAGTGTTCGCCGGCATCGCCCATGTGCTGAAACCGGGCGGCCGCGCGCTGATCACCACACCCAATTACAAAGATGAAAAACCCGGTTGGGTCGAGGTGGGCTGTTTGTCAGAGTACGGCGTACACGGTGATGCGAACGGCCGCTATTATCATACAGCCTATCGGCCGCAGGAGTTGAACGAATTGGCGTCGGCCGCGGGACTAGTGCCTGTGGAATGCGGAACCCTGGAAAAAGAGGTCAAATATGCCGCCAAACTGCCGGCTGCGCTGCTCGTCAGCGGGCGCATGCTCAATCGCTGGCTGCGCTCGCGCAAGTTCGAAGCCTGGCTGTTGCGCCGGTTCAACCAGTTGAGCCTGCAGATCTACAGCTTTTGCCGAATCACCGGACTGCAGCCGTTGCTGTTGCGGTGGATCGATGAAGGCGTGCGCTCCTATATCTGGGTGGAAAAACCTGCTGCGGACTGAGCTGAAAAAATTGCATGGATATTGTCATCGAAAGCCTGTACATTGAATGCATAGCCCCGGCTGACATTCATGGCGTCCCTCTCCGCAGACCGGCGGGGTATACATCGGGTGAGCTGGAGATTTGATCAGATGCAGATTTATTTCGCCGCCTCCATTGCCGGCGGCAGAGTCTTTTTGCCGACCTATCAGCGAATGGCCGACCATATAAAAGACCTTGGCCACGTGGTGCTGACGGAGCACATCGTGGCTCCGGATGTCTGGCATCAGGAAAGCGGGTTGACGCCGGAGCAGATTTACCAACGCGATGTAATCTGGCTGCAGCAGGCGGATGGAGTCATCGCCGAGGTGTCCAATCCTTCCCTGGGGGTTGGCTATGAAATTTGTTATGCGCTGTTCCTGGCCAAACCGGTGCTGTGCCTGTATCATGAGCCGGTGCTGCTGTCCCGCATGATCCTAGGCAATCGTCGGCCGGGTTTGCGTCTGTGCGCCTACCAGCAGGCCGAAGAGTGGCAGAAAGCCATCGAGCTGTTTTTACATGATTGCTCTCAGGGCCTTGGCTGCGAGCCGTTCGAGGCGGTACGGCCTGCCATTGTCTGAAACATTTCATTGCCCTACGGACTTTGGCTATCTGTGATTATGTCTGAACGCATCATCCTGCACATC
This window encodes:
- a CDS encoding class I SAM-dependent methyltransferase; this translates as MNQSPKTFLEFYETVGANYPEEQVVYHTLYGRLRKAFILSYLQRMQGSLLDIGCNSGHYLAAYQNGDRWGMDLSRAVLRRTPDILHQRLVVADAERLYAFRPASFDHALCSEVLEHCLNPSAVFAGIAHVLKPGGRALITTPNYKDEKPGWVEVGCLSEYGVHGDANGRYYHTAYRPQELNELASAAGLVPVECGTLEKEVKYAAKLPAALLVSGRMLNRWLRSRKFEAWLLRRFNQLSLQIYSFCRITGLQPLLLRWIDEGVRSYIWVEKPAAD